The genomic DNA CAGATCGAATGCCTGGTGGAAGTGGACTATCCCCTTTATACCTATGAGAGCGAGGAGTTGACCGAGGTCACGCGGAAGATCGGCGAAAATGTGTGCAGCCTGGTAGACGACGGCGCAACCCTGCAGGTGGGCATCGGCGCCATCCCTCAGGCCGCCCTGCAGGGCATGCGCGGGCACAAAGATTTGGGCGTGCACAGCGAGATGATCTCCGACGGCATCATGCAACTGGTCGAGGCCGGGGCTGTCACCAACGGGCGTAAGAACCTGAATCCCGGGAAAACGGTGACCAGCTTCATGATCGGTACGCGCAGGTTGTACGACTGGGCCAATGATAATCCCATCGTCGAGATGCGTCCCTGCGAGTACACCAATGACCCCTTCAACATCGCGCGCAACGACAAGGTGACGGCCATCAATTCGGCCCTCTCCGTGGACCTGAAAGGGCAGGTCTGCGCGGACAGTCTGGGCAAGCGCTTTTACAGCGGCATCGGCGGGCAGGTGGACTTCATCCGCGGCGCCTCCCGCTCCAAAGGAGGCAAACCTATTATCGCCCTGCCCTCCACCGCGAAGGCCGGAGATCAGGTTATATCCCGCATTGCGCCCTACCTCGAGCACGGCGCGGGAGTGGTCACCAGCGAGGGCGACGTGCACTACGTCGTCACCGAGTACGGCAATGCCATTCTCAGCGGCAAGGCCGTAGGCGAGCGGGCCGATCAGCTCATCAGCATCGCCCACCCCGATTTCCGGGAGGAGCTCTATCGCTACGCCCGGGAGAGCGGGTTTACACTGAGGAAATTGTTCTAGTTAAGAAGAGATCTAACCGCAAAGACGCCAAGGATCAGTTCCGAGTTTATAGTTCCTAGTTATCTGTTTTATTTATACTTAGGTGCTTTGCCGATTAATTAATTTTATAAGCCCAGCGCGCCGAGCAGCTGATCAGCATCGCCCACCCTGATTTCCGTGATGAACTCTATCGCTACGCCCGGGAGAGCGGGTTTACGGTGAAGAGGGTGTTTTAGAACGGTCCTTAAGCCGTATCGCCTTGGGTGGGTTCGCCATCCTCAAGGGAGAACTCGATTCCCCCGAATCTCTTCACGACAACATTGTAGATTGCCGCGAACAATGCCACCAGAAGATAAGCTATCAACGGCATGAGAATCAGGTAGAGCACGGCAGCAAGCGGGGCATATTCTCTCTCATGTGGCTCGCCGAACAGACTGATCATGATAAACACAAATACTGCGAGTGGAACCGCCAGACCCACATAAGTGATGGCAATCACCTTACTGGTCTGGTGAATGGAGATTCTTGTGATCTGCTTCATCATCTGGTAATCCTCCTATCTGAATGGGATTAGGGCGGGCTACTTTACCAGGATCACCGGTCCGTAGGCTTTAAGAACCGTGTTCCCCGGCTTGGTGCCTTTCAAGAACGCCTTGAGGGGATTCATCCTGGACTTGCCCATGATGATGATGTGGTCAGTGGCGGCCATTCGGGTGA from Candidatus Neomarinimicrobiota bacterium includes the following:
- a CDS encoding acetyl-CoA hydrolase/transferase family protein, with the protein product MTEKNGKWVSAEEAVSRIKPGDKVFVGSGAAVPRVLVQAMTARHADLREVQVHHILTLGTTEETAPYTLPGMEASFTHYAWFIGPNVRQAVNEGRAYYIPAFLSDVPHFLAQLPPDVALIQVSLPDNRGYCSLGVSVDVVRAAYLASKKVIAEVNPRMPRTFGYSFIHVRQIECLVEVDYPLYTYESEELTEVTRKIGENVCSLVDDGATLQVGIGAIPQAALQGMRGHKDLGVHSEMISDGIMQLVEAGAVTNGRKNLNPGKTVTSFMIGTRRLYDWANDNPIVEMRPCEYTNDPFNIARNDKVTAINSALSVDLKGQVCADSLGKRFYSGIGGQVDFIRGASRSKGGKPIIALPSTAKAGDQVISRIAPYLEHGAGVVTSEGDVHYVVTEYGNAILSGKAVGERADQLISIAHPDFREELYRYARESGFTLRKLF